Sequence from the Mixophyes fleayi isolate aMixFle1 chromosome 4, aMixFle1.hap1, whole genome shotgun sequence genome:
gacatacatagaagtggtactgtgtattgtatatatgtataacatgagaattacatacatagaagtggtactgtgtagtgtatatatgtacatcatGAGAATGACATACAGAGAAGTGTAcagtgtgcagtatatatatgtataacatgagaATGACAtacagagaagtggtactgtgaagtgtatatatgtataacatgagaATGACAtacagagaagtggtactgtgcagtatccAAATGTACAGTGGAAATTGATCAGGGACAGGTGGATGGTTACAGACAAAAATGTTTTCCTTTCTCCAAATGTTACCAAGATATCTCAGCCCATAGAAGGCGATGCTAAGCAGCGGTAGACACTGTCCAGGACTAATGAGGAATACTATCGCTGGCATAAGCTGAGCATCCAGGATCTGGAAGAGATACGTGAAGGATGATCTTATAAATCACTACACAAAGGATTTACAGATCTTGGTTTGTTAGTTTCCTCCTAGTTGTCGCTCCATCTTACACCCCGCTGTACACTGACATAAGCCGTTATGTTTTGGGCAGACGACAGTCTCTTGGCTCCATCTTTCAGGCTGTACCTCAGCAAGAGGACCGTGGATCCAGGAGAATGGGCTCTAGATATGGCAGGTTTAGGTGAATACAGCAATAATTGGTCATACAGATATGGGCACACCGTACACAGACCCCATGGTAATAATACACAACAGTAAGACTCCACAACAGCCGAGCGAAATACGTGGAACTTGCCAGCGGCGCATGTCTTCCCTCATACACCCATGGAATGGAGGGTCTTCATCTTACAACTCTACCACTGTCCAGAAGAGCACTATTATCTATGATGATCTTTCTCTACCAGAACCTCAAAGTCTTGTTTAGTTTTCCACTGTTATGATATAATCCTATGAACAGACAACTCTGTTTATTTCAGATTATTACTCCAGAGAGCAATTGTTTCCACACTATTTTCTTCCCAGCTATTGGATTACTGGGAGGCTGCCGCCATCTTGTGGCTGTTTGGCAAATTGCACCCACCTGGTTAGTTCAGCCCAAATAAGACCTTGAAAGACTGTGTATAGTGGAGCAGGTAGAAAGTTATAGGGCAATATTCCAAATGATGTAAGAGAGAGACACACATGTTGGTATAACTTTTATGCTGGAGACAACAGtaaatacaaaatgaaaaaaaatatcataCTGCCAAACGTATCTTAAAAAATGTACAAATCATTAGTTTAAAGTCCGCGTACAAAATGATAAATTAAATAAGAGCCAGGGGTAAGATGAGAGGTGTCCAATTGTGATTTTCACTTGATGGACAGATAGATTTTTGCTTTTCTCACAGGGATGTTTAGATATATGTTATCCTGTTCCCTACAGAAAGCAGTTAGCAATAAAGTTAGACCCCCTCTACTGCCTGTGTTTTctctcctgtacctcatgtggAAGGACGCTTTCTCCAGGCTCTCCCAGATAGCGTCAGTGGAGGGGTCTCCTTCATTAGCAATGTCTCCCTCGGGGTATTGTAATGAGTTGCTGCAATTgaatcaggcctgcagtacctctgtgctactagaggtgctgctgttatactcAGACACTTTCTcatcacctgcaggagttaacctcacTCTTCTGattaatcacctgtgtctggccctTATAAGACTTCCTGTTCCAGCAAACGGTGCCAGTTCGattgtctctgctgctggtctCCTAGTATCGCTCCTTTTTCAGTGACCCTGACTTCAGTTTTGTTTGACTTCGCTCCTGTTTATCCCCTGGTATTGTTGTGGAGCTTCCggtttctgaccctggcttgcctgcCTTTCCCTCAGTCTGATTCTTCCCTGGATCATACAGTGTCTCCTGCGATCTCAGCTGGATATTCTGGTATCTTGTACCTGCAGCTACCCTTGTGTGCCTGGTCTCCAGTAACTCCTGCTTCTCCGCTAAACCTGGAGATCCCGGTATCCTGTTCCTATGGACTTGACCTAGCTGCTTTACTTATTGATTGCATCTAGTTTACACCAGtgtgacctgtgttcaaaataaagatgCTCCGTTTCATTCAAAACTACTATCTGCGTCTTCATACTGGAATCACTAATAGCCATCGGCACCGAGCTGTGGTTTGGAATGTTTGGCGGCAAACTTTCTGGGATTGGTACCAAATTTTACTTTGATCGCCAATCGCTTTAAGTTGCAGTTAAACGTCTACAGGCAGAGCTTGACAAAACCTTAGGATGAAATTTTAAAGACGATCAGTCTTTTCAACGCTGACGGAAAACTGGTTGTCCATCAACAAAACCATCCTGTTTCAGCAAGGGGTAACGGGTGTCCAGTTACTGTTGTGAGGTGGATACGGAGTGGTACTGAGCAGGCATAAAGAGGACAGCTCACATTCCTGAGAATGCCTTTATTTCATACTgcaattttcttttcctttacCAAAACATAATTTTGGCCTAGACAACACTACCAGGTAGATGAGGGAGCCTTATTTAGATTTAACCTTCCTTTGTTGTCACGGTACCAGGGCACCCACAGGCTACTTGCCTACACCAAACTCGGGGTAACCATTTTTGGGTGCAGCTTGAAACTTGGTAATGAGAGTTGCAAGAGCGGACAGGTGATCTCGGCGCTCTTCGGCACTCGTGGGCccgttctgtgagcttgtgtggacCAATGCTTTGGGGCCGAGCAATTATTGCTCCAAAGCATTGCCACTTCTCAATAACAGCACGTAGATCGGACCAGGGCAaatctagcagggcagaaatttgattaattgacttgttggaaaggCGACATCCTATGACGGTGCCACGTTGAATGTCGCCAAGCTCTTCAGTACGACTAATGTTTGATTATGGAGACTACATTGCTGTCTGCTGGATTTTATGCAGCCGATAGCAATGAGCGTCATTGAGCTGGCCAATCACCCTACGTTGTCACATACTTTGACATTGTAGTTTGTTTTCACATTCAGGGAAATATCCCCCCCAAAAATAGTATGCTGACGTTTATTAACATCAAATCTCCAACAAGTTATATGTAACATGTAACAGTACTTTATTAGAAATGTACACATTAAACATCATTGACTCTTATGTCAAAACATGGTAATAGCCTCTTTAAATACAGTGATACACATACAAAGAAAGGCCAAGACACTTACTGGATGTTGAAAGACCCAGGGCTGCAGCAACTATGACGCTAGGTCCAGGGCACTGCAGATTAGGAGGTCCACTTTATGATGTTATAGGCCTGAAAGGAAGACAAGCCAGGATCTCAGGTACATAAAGTTCCGTCCATGGCATTATTGTTGAGATTTCCCCGGGTGTCATGTGTCTCTTGGAATCACGATCCTGGGCCATATAGGCGACTGCAATCACCTTGATGGATGAAATTATAATTAAATGGTCCTGAACGTGATTGGACCAGTGCTGCTCAAGGTTCGAGAAGATTTATGGGAAGTAAAAATTAATGCAGAGACCACCGGCCTTGAATGGTTGACAGATGCATTACTGCACCCCAAGCCTTGGAAACCAAACGGATATCCCCCGAGAGGAGCTGAAACAAGGACTTTCTTTAGAAAGAGGTTGTGGAGATATTGATAGAAAGTTTTTCAGAGACTATCGAGGAGTCAAATTTTTGGGGCATGAGGGAATCGCATAGGCATGTTGGGCTGTGCTCAGCACCTAGAATTATTGATGTATTTGTGCCATGCCCCATAAGACAGAAACCCAGAGTACCATTTATTTTTTGGGGCAGTGGAGAGTCCAGTGTGAGGCTGCCTTGAAATTTTGGCATTTGTTGTGGAACTTTCCCCGTATGGTGCCAGGTAGACCTCCTGATCCAGATTAAGACCTTTAAGGGTATTTGGAAAAGGAAGACCAATGTCAACGGGACGAACTGCATTTAATAAAATCAGGACAGGTTAACCTATAGGTAGGTACTTTTTGCGATTTCCGTGATACAGATACTACAGCATTGTGTGCTCAGCATAGGACGGTGAGAGGATGGATGGAGACCAGAACGATGGACACCACGGTCCTGTGTAATCCAAAGGAATATTAACCTAACATATCTGGACACGTATCAGTCAGCAGAGTGTAACAAATAAGAACATTTCATCGCATTTCTTGCACTTTATCATTTTCTAGATTCCTTTCGGTAGCAGAGTCTTATTGTAAACAAGCCAGGTAGGATGGACAGTGGTGATAGATGGGAGGGAGTCACAATTTTACAGTTACTTTTACTCAATTAGACAAACTCCAGATATTTACCACCCCACCCCCTGTCCCAACCGTTTCACGGCTTTAGTTTTTAAAGTACAACTGACTGTGCACAGGCGTCAAAAGGAAATAAGTCCTGGATTGTACACCCCTCCAGCAGAGTATGGAGGGTGTCCACGGTTATATCAGTGGGCACTAATAGTGACCCCACACTGGTGACGCAGCGTACAAAATACTGACTGCATGCTCCAGGGACCACATCATCCCAGCCAACCCCCCGATCCCTTCCCCCATTATCACACAGAACAGCGCTCAGCCGGTGTCCAGGGAATCTGTTTATTGAACAAAACAATATCACATTCAATTATGTCCTGAAAAatgtaactaaataaaaaaaaataacgaccagaggggtggagggggtgggagagaacAAGTGCAATGACTGGGGGTGTGTGGCAGATACAATAAACCAAAGCATTAAAAGAAGTCCACATCCTCCGGTGCATCCAGGTCTCTGTATTCGATAATGGAGCGAGGGTCTCCTCGGATCATCCTGtgttgggggaggaggacagtgaAGAGGAGCCTTCAGCAGATAGTGAGGGGATATTAGGGCATCCATAATATAAGATATCTAACTCACCTGTTGCGGGGTTTCCCTGGATAACCTCCCCCTTGGCCCCTAAAGGCATCGTACCCTCTTCCGGCACCATAAGGATTGGGAGCGAACTGAGGGGCTCCTGGAGAGAGGCGACAATATTAATTCATAATACAAACAAAGGACCACCAGTATCACCCCCAACCTGCCCATACATACCCCCATAGCCCAGGACAGAGGGGCGCGGCTGGCCGTACTGCAAGAGAGCTTGGGGTCCCTGGTGAGCATAAAGCAGCCCAGGGGccaaacctggaaaaaaaaaaaaaagtgacttcaGTTTGCTCCTCCCATTGCAGGGTAACACTGGAACATACAGATGGGAGCTACGCTCCCCGCCCCTTGCTGGGTGACAGAAGACAGCTGACCTTGGGCTGCGGCTGCTCCCGGGGGCTGGATGGGTTTCACCTCAGGAAGTGCTGGACGTTTACTGTCCATCAAGAAGTTGTTGAAGAACACGACCTCCTTCTTCACCTCCTCGATCTTCTCCGCGTGTTTGTTGAATATGTGCTTACGGACAAACTCTGGACCCTAAAGCAGAATTAGTAATTAGTGCTGTGGTGCAGAGACCCAGGAGACTCCTCCAATGACAAGTCCCTTTAGATACCACAGGCCTCAGACTCTACAGGAGGAGGTTTAGGTACTTATTAAGAATCACAGCGATTGGCGCCCCCTCCCACTCGTAATGTCCTTGCACAGACCTTAAATTTCTTGCCGCTCAGCGGACACAGCCACTTCTCCTTGCCCAGTTCCTGGGTATTGGCCGTAACAAACTTCTCCACTTCCTGCTCTGGGTCCTTCTTCCCGACCTTCACCGCTTCCTCCTCAGACAGGGTCTCCCGGACGGCAAAGAGAGGGGCCAGCTTCTCCTCGATGGTCTTCTGCCAATCGGCAACTGCGAGGAGAAGAAAGGGTTCAACTACTATGGTGCACCGTGGGAAGATGGTGGGTACGTCAGGCAGCGATACTAAACAAGCGCACCTTCTCTGTGCGACACGCGGTTGGGTGGGATTGGTCCTCGTACGTGCATAATTCCACAGCGAGTCGGCATCTCATCTTCGCTCGGGTAGTCGCAGGTAACGTAATAGTCGACCGAGTGCACAATGCGCAGATATAGGAGGAGCTTGTCCAAGACCTGCATTGCAAACAGAGTAGTTATAATCTGTTCTCCCTACACAGTGACATGTAAACACTGCAAATCAGCATCTACGTCGCTACACAAACCCTACAACAAAACTGGCCAATATCTATTCAGAATGGTTTCACATTGTAGCCAGGGAACATTGTCCAGGCCTATATAAAGTGGAGAGGTCTATACTTCAAGCTGTGTTGTATGTAAACCTTTTACCTTTATGAGCTTGTCATCTCTTTCCAGACTGATCTCGGCTGGGTTCCCCTCTTTCGGGGGCTCCATTCCAGCAGTCCTCCCAGCCCCTAAGAGCAGGTCCTCTTCCTCCGCACTGACCTCATCGATGAGGTAATCTGTGATGTTTTTCAAAATGGGGTTCTGCGCGGCCACCTCCTACAGAGAGAGCGAGCGATGGACATTGCTATTGACCTGAGGCGGAGCTGCCCAATGCCAGAAGTACACAAAACCCTCCTCCGTTACCTGACCATCCCGAGACTCCTTCCAAAGCTGCCCCCTCTCGTCCAGAGCATGGATGAGCCGAGCCGACAGCTTGATGTCATTGCGGAGGATCGGCCGGTGCTGCGTTATTCCGGTCACGTGTCGGATGCGCCACGACAGCTCTCTGTTCACCACTGGGCTCAACTCACATTCACGGAGCTGAAAAGTGGGAGACAAAAGGGAGCGGTATGAAAGACAGAAAGGTCACAGGTTTAGAGTCACTGGGGATTATGAAAGACAGAAATCTAGGCGTAACATGCATGAGGGGGTAAGAACGACAGTGGAGGGGAGCAGTCTGTACCCGGATATTCTGTAGATTCCAGCAAATCTCTTTAATGTTCACTCCTCGGTCAAAGGTCACGTAACCTTTACGTAGAAACCTGTGAAACGCAGAATGAGACCAGTTATTTACACAACGCAGAAAGAGCAGCATTGCTCTATAAGTGATGTCTGTTATCTCACCTCCTATCAGGCTGCGGATCAGACAGCGCCACCCTGAGGAATCCTGGGTACCGCTTACACAGctagaaagagagcgagagaaagtGGTGTCAAGTTGGAAGATGGAGCTACTGTGAGAGGATAACAGCCAATGTGAACAGTGTGAGCTGGACGATAGACATTCCTTATACACGAACATAAATGGATGTATGTATCCCACTTATTACGCTGCTATCAATGTGTTGGATATGTCATCTGTACATTATCCTGCAACGGTCAAGGTCGGCTTATACAAACTGGAAGCTGTGGAGGTTTGGGGGGTAGCAGGAACTATAAACCTCCCAGGTCGTCATTTAGGAAGTTTGATAGAAACTACCAAAATATAAAGGTCACGGAGGAGGGATGTAGGCGCAAAAGCCGGTGTCTCACCGCTGTGATCTCATCCTTTGAGATGTTGGGGGGCACACTCGTTATGAAGAGAGAGCACGTTTTGTGTAACGGACGAGGCTTCACGGCGTCGTCCTTCGGTTTCTCTTTTTGTTTCTCCACCTCTTCGTCCTTCTTCGGTGAACCCTCTGCAGAGACAAGCAAGTGTCACCAAAAAGCATCGCAACACAACAGCGCAAGACTTCCGGCTCCCGCACTGTGATAACATTAGTGACACTATCgccagatatttatatagcgccactaattccgcagcgctgtaacagagaactcgctcacatcagactctgccccaaaagagcttacagtctaaattccctaacatacgtgtaaacacacacagactacagtcagcttgatagcagccaataaagcCACTAATATgattttgaaatgtgggaggaaaccggagcacccagaggaaacccacacaaacacagggagaacatacaaactccacacagataaggccatggtcgggaactgaactcatgaacccagtgctgtgaggcagaagtgctaaccactgagccactgtgcctTCAGGGTAGGGGGGTTAGACACACCCCCTCTACAGGAGGCAGCTACACCCACCTTGTCCGTTCTGTCCTTGGTTCTCAGGTTTGGGACTGGCTGGCTCGGAAGCGGTGCCAGATTCGGAATCGCTGCCATCGTCGCTGTCTCCactcctctttctttttctcttactGGACtgagaaataaaaacaacaatgaaTTCTGTGAGTCTTAATACACACTATTACCGAGATCTGTCTCTTAATCCAAGGGGAAAATCCCATCTTTGTACCTTTCTGGTTTCGCGTTCTGGTTCCTCCTTTTCTACTTTCCTCTCTTCTTCCACTTCCGGTTTTGGAGGCTTTTCCTCCTCTTCGACCTTTTCTGTATTATCAGTCTAGAAAATAAGTCTGTATGGTCAATATCTAACACCACCCGTCCCCTATCCATGCAAGATCCGCTCCGCACCAACCGCTCACCTTAGCGGACACTTCCTTCTCCTCAGCCGGCTTACTCTGACCCTCGGAGGTCCGAGCTTCCTCCTTCTTCGCGGCCTCTTTCTTTGCAGCCTCACGTTTCGCCTGCTCTTCCTCCTCATCGAGTATCTTCAGGTCAATGTCTGTCCCTCCTTCCATCTTTATTACGGCTGCGAGAGAAAAGGGTATTGGTTAGCAGAGGGGCTTTGGGGCCAGACATAAGGAAGGTGACTACCATCTGGGCACAGGAGACCCAAAACCACAAGGTAGCCACAGCAGACATGGTGGTTTAAGGAGAACGTAGGATTGCGTTACCTGCGTCCAACACTTTGATGATGGAAGGGGCCTTCTCCATGTCCAGCTGGATTTCATTTAACCATCCGCTGTCCGTTAAGAAGAGGAAAGCATTGAGTCGATTCCGTAGAGCAGCCTGGGACTCCTGCCTGTGGCGGCCCACTTCGTCTGGGTGATACTTGGATCGGAACCTGGGGAGAAGTGGCGATGTATAGGAagaaatgggggagggggggtgggagagaggaggcgATGGGAGGAAAGGAGACAGGGAGGTGTTTTAGGTTACAATGAAAATACATTGGCATCAAATCAACAGCTATAAACCCCCAACACTGACATAGCCCTGTATACAACCTGTTCATCTCATACCCAGCCAGACCTCCAGAGTACCCATCAGCATTAACCATTACCACCCACAGCCCCTAGTCTCATTAAACCCCAAAACTGAAATTATATTCTATTACCCCTGCAGCTGAAGCCCCACCCCATGGGAGGCTACAGTAATCTGAAACACTACAACATCACTGACGTATGACTCAATCACAAAGAGCAAGATTGTCAGGCTGTCACTGCCTGCTCAGCACTACTACGTACACAGGAGCTCATCTCATTAAGCGTATTATACAGCTGAGGAAAAAACAGCCAagtatattaatgttatattgtgGCTTTACTGCCCCCACCCCCCTTGTATATGGGGGTTGTACTCAGATGTGCCCCTCTCATCTCCACATTCATCTGCAGCTCACCCAGGTCTTCCTCACCCACCAACACTATAACCCCCAACCCAACAACCTCCCACCAAACAACAGAGGCTTATTTCATAAAACACGAGAACCCACAGCCAACCCAAGTGTTACCTGGTCCGCACCGGGCAGCAGTTTCGtaacaaaacatttatattttcacCAATATCCTCTGGAATTCTAtgaggtttttttgtttgtttttttatttggggaGTTTTGTTTTACATTGCGGCCTGACTGGCTAATCCCTATGACATTTAAAcactaatgaaaacaaaaaaacctgacTGTCTAATTCCGGAAAAAAAACtcgaataagaaaaaaaaaacggcaaaaaaaaaaaaaaaacggtcgCCAGGAGGAGGATTTCTGCATCTTGAACGTCTTCAGAGAAGGAGAAAATTGCATTTTAGGTTACAGGGAGAAGTTACATATCAAATAAAATACATGCAAATAATAGCAATTATACAGACAACAAGCAGAGGGACCGGGGGCAATAAGAGAAGGCGGTGAGAGGAGAGGAGGCATCAAGAGGACACTTAAGGAACAGAAAAGGAAAGTTGGGGAGACATGGAGAAACGGAGGATTGGGGAGATCTTCGCATTGAAGATAAGAGGGTCTTCGTACCACTCCTCATCTTTGTGTGCCAGGAAGAAGTCTTGCATCTGCTGACGCCGGAACTCCATCTTGTACTCGTTGTAGCGTCGTACGGCCTCCGTCTCATCCACAGAGTCCTCCAGAGACAGCAGAAACTCTTTGAAGGTTTTCATCACGGGGGTCGGAGTCCCCATGTCCACTTCGTGAAGGTTCCCCAACCTTAGGAGAGAAGCAACACAAGATGTTCCGTACAATGAAAAGTCCGCTCCCAACTATAGTGACTTGCGGAACAAATTACTCAGACTCTCAAATACTTACCTTGCCTGTATGGGGATCCCGTGGTGTGGCATTACATGCATCTCTGGATGAGCCCAGGGCTGCGGAGGACCATACGTTGGACCACCGGAAGAGCTGGAGTATGGCATGTCGTATCCGCTATGGTAAGGGTCCGAGCTGTGATCATCCCTGACACAAAACACAACCAGCGTCAATAAAGAAAACACTCACTGGGGTGGGGGATTACAGACTTATCGCCCTCTTCTCAGTATCCAGCCTACCAATCTCTCCTCATGCGTTTCTGGGGTGGGCTGAGTTCATGTCGGGGTGGAGAGAATCTCTCTCTCCTGCTTCTGTCATAGTCTCTGTACTCTCCCCTGCTCCGCCTCTCCCGTCCTCTATCCCAATCCCTGAAAGAAAGATTAGAGTGTCAGCGATAATGCAGATATTCCATGTACTCTTCGCTCGTCGGTGACGCAGTGACTACAACATACAAACTGATTAACTGTGGAGAGATTTAGCAAGAACTCTCTCCATGGGGTCACTGCAGAAACATAAGGGGCGTGAGAGCCTACAGGGTAATAAGATAGGATCCCTGGGATCCCTTGCACCTAGTCACCCTACAGACAGGAACCACAGGAGGCTAGAAACACACCAAGGAGCGCTAATACACAGAGAGAGCACAGCCGCATTGTAGACGTTCTCCTCACCTATCATTCCAGTCATCTCGCCTCCTCTCCTCTCGCTCCCTAGACCTGTCGCAGTCGCTCCGCTCTCTCCGGAACTTATCTCTCTGCCTTCGGTCGTACTCGTCGTCGctgtcagccattttgtgtgaGTTCTGCAGAACGGCGCTGGGAGGAGAAAGAGGGTTAGAGACCATCGGGGATATAAGACACCACTGTATTGTACACCGAGGAGCACCAGCCTCACACTGGGAGCCCCCTCCCCAGCGATACACCGACCCCATCCCTCAGTCACCGGTCTCCACAGCCTCACCCACAGGGTgggggtcacacacatacatacatatccccaccaaccccatccctcagtcaccacagcctcacccacagggtggggggtcacacacatacatacatatccccaccaaccccatccctcagtcaccacagcctcacccacagggtgggggtcacacacatacatatccccaccaaccccatccctcagtcaccggtctccacagcctcacccacagggtgggggtcacacacatacatacatatccccaccaaccccatccctcagtcaccggtctccacagcctcacccacagggtgggggtcacacacatacatacatatccccaccaaccccatccctcagtcaccggtctccacagcctcacccacagggtgggggtcacacacatacatacatatccccaccaaccccatccctcagtcaccggtctccacagcctcacccacagggtgggggtcacacacatacatacatatccccaccaaccccatccctcagtcaccggtctccacagcctcacccacagggtgggggtcacacacatacatacatatccccaccaaccccatccctcagtcatcggtctccacagcctcacccacagggtgggggtcacacacacacatacatatccccaccaaccccatccctcagtcaccggtctccacagcctcacccacagggtgggggtcacacacatacatacatatccccaccaaccccatccctcagtcaccggtctccacagcctcacccacagggtgggggtcacacacatacatacatatccccaccaaccccatccctcagtcaccggtctccacagcctcacccacagggtgggggtcacacacatacatatccccaccaaccccatccctcagtcaccggtctccacagcctcacccacagggtgggggtcacacacatacatatccccACCAACCCCACCCCTCAGTCACCGGTCTCCACAGCCTCACCCACAGGGTgggggtcacacacatacatacatatccccaccaaccccatccctcagtcaccggtctccacagcctcacccacagggtgggggtcacacacatacatatccccaccaaccccatccctcagtcaccgatctccacagcctcacccacagggtggggggtcacacacatacatacatacatatccccaccaaccccatccctcagtcaccggtctccacagcctcacccacagggtgggggtcacacacatacatacatatccccaccaaccccatccctcagtcaccacagcctcacccacagggtgggggtcacacacatacatacatacatatccccaccaaccccatccctcagtcaccggtctccacagcctcacccacagggtgggggtcacacacatacatacatatccccaccaaccccatccctcagtcaccacagcctcacccacagggtgggggtcacacatacacatacatatccccaccaaccccatccctcagtcaccggtctccacagcctcacccacagggtgggggtcacacacatacatacatatccccaccaaccccatccctcagtcaccggtctccacagcctcacccacagggtgggggtcacacacatacatacatatccccaccaaccccatccctcagtcatcggtctccacagcctcacccacagggtggggggtcacacacatacatatccccACCAACCCCACCCCTCAGTCCTCGGTCTCCACAGCCTCACCCACAGGGTgggggtcacacacatacatacatatccccaccaaccccatccctcagtcaccggtctccacagcctcacccacagggtgggggtcacacacatacatatccccaccaaccccatccctcagtcaccggtctccacagcctcacccacagggtgggggggtcacacacatacatatata
This genomic interval carries:
- the SRRT gene encoding serrate RNA effector molecule homolog — its product is MADSDDEYDRRQRDKFRRERSDCDRSREREERRRDDWNDRDWDRGRERRSRGEYRDYDRSRRERFSPPRHELSPPQKRMRRDWDDHSSDPYHSGYDMPYSSSSGGPTYGPPQPWAHPEMHVMPHHGIPIQARLGNLHEVDMGTPTPVMKTFKEFLLSLEDSVDETEAVRRYNEYKMEFRRQQMQDFFLAHKDEEWFRSKYHPDEVGRHRQESQAALRNRLNAFLFLTDSGWLNEIQLDMEKAPSIIKVLDAAVIKMEGGTDIDLKILDEEEEQAKREAAKKEAAKKEEARTSEGQSKPAEEKEVSAKTDNTEKVEEEEKPPKPEVEEERKVEKEEPERETRKSSKRKRKRSGDSDDGSDSESGTASEPASPKPENQGQNGQEGSPKKDEEVEKQKEKPKDDAVKPRPLHKTCSLFITSVPPNISKDEITALCKRYPGFLRVALSDPQPDRRFLRKGYVTFDRGVNIKEICWNLQNIRLRECELSPVVNRELSWRIRHVTGITQHRPILRNDIKLSARLIHALDERGQLWKESRDGQEVAAQNPILKNITDYLIDEVSAEEEDLLLGAGRTAGMEPPKEGNPAEISLERDDKLIKVLDKLLLYLRIVHSVDYYVTCDYPSEDEMPTRCGIMHVRGPIPPNRVSHREVADWQKTIEEKLAPLFAVRETLSEEEAVKVGKKDPEQEVEKFVTANTQELGKEKWLCPLSGKKFKGPEFVRKHIFNKHAEKIEEVKKEVVFFNNFLMDSKRPALPEVKPIQPPGAAAAQGLAPGLLYAHQGPQALLQYGQPRPSVLGYGGAPQFAPNPYGAGRGYDAFRGQGGGYPGKPRNRMIRGDPRSIIEYRDLDAPEDVDFF